A window from Neobacillus sp. PS3-40 encodes these proteins:
- a CDS encoding PD-(D/E)XK nuclease family transposase, which translates to MINQLDMPERVLYYWARLFSSSLSSGQNYSELSPSIMISILNYPLFPQETDNFHAVFHLTVDKEHFIWSPHLEIHAIDLSQFMVKWKKYRREMKEHSPTELPWLMLAYRCRLPEKRCE; encoded by the coding sequence ATGATTAACCAATTAGATATGCCAGAAAGAGTACTTTATTATTGGGCACGCCTTTTTTCTTCCTCACTTTCCTCAGGTCAAAATTATTCGGAGCTTTCCCCATCCATTATGATTTCTATCCTTAACTATCCGCTATTCCCTCAAGAAACCGATAACTTTCACGCTGTATTCCATCTAACAGTAGACAAAGAGCATTTCATATGGAGCCCACATTTAGAAATCCATGCGATTGATCTATCACAATTTATGGTAAAATGGAAAAAATACAGGCGGGAGATGAAGGAACATTCTCCAACGGAGTTACCTTGGCTGATGTTGGCTTACCGCTGCCGATTACCGGAAAAAAGGTGTGAATAA